The Desulfovibrio psychrotolerans nucleotide sequence CCTTATCTGGCGCGACAATCCGTTACAGATAGTGCACAAGTATCTGCAATGGGCTGCCGATTATCAGGAAAATCAGGTCACCATCCTGTACGACACCATGTGGAACAGCACCCGCGACATGGCAGAAGCCATTGCACAAGGCATACGCCGCGCCAAGCCCGATACAACGGTAAAACTGTTCAACGTGGGGCAGCGCGATAAAAACGAGGTGGTCACCGAGGTTTTCAAGGCAAAAATGGTTGTGGCGGGCTCGTCCACCATCAACAAGGGCATCCTTTCCGGCATGGCGGGCGTGCTGGAAATGATCAAGGGGCTGGGCTTCAAAAACAAACTCGGTGCCGCGTTCGGCTCTTACGGATGGTCCGGCGAGAGCGTGGGCATTGTCTCCAAGTGGCTTGAAGAATCGGGCTTTGAGATGGTAGGCAACGGCCAGAAAGCCCTCTGGAAGCCCGACGAAACCGCCCGCAAGGAATGCGAGGCCTTTGGCGCAATGCTGGCAGAAAAGCTCTGATAGGCGACTGCCAAAAACGGCTGGCGCACGTGTCAAAACCTGTTGGCGCGTTACAGCAGATCGGAACAGGAGGCCGCAAATGCAAAAAGCCCTCGCGTTGTGCAAGGGCTTTTGCTTTCATGGCGGAGCGGACGGGACTCGAACCCGCGGCCTCCGGCGTGACAGGCCGGCGTTATAACCGACTTAACTACCGCTCCGCAGAGGCGGCCCGAAAAGGGCCAAAATCGTTGCGACAATGTCGCGTATCATAAAAACGGATGTGCTCTTTCGAACACATCCGATGCTATCGTGGCGGAGCGGACGGGACTCGAACCCGCGGCCTCCGGCGTGACAGGCCGGCGTTATAACCGACTTAACTACCGCTCCGCACGTGGTAGGCGGTACAGGGCTTGAACCTGTGACCCTCGGCTTGTAAGGCCGATGCTCTCCCAACTGAGCTAACCGCCCGTGAAGGAAACACCTTGTAGTGAATCCGTGCCCTGCTGTCAACACCTTTCTTCCGCGCTGCTCTCTATCCATTTCTGCAATAAAGCAGGTGGGTTAAGCCTCAACAATCAGGGAGAGGGCGTTTGTACGCAAGCCGCGCGTCCTTGGCAAGCCTTTTCACGCACTACAGGAAAAATCCGCCCGCAAAAGCCACCCCCTCCTGCCCGATGCGTAGTCATATCAGCGCCATTCCCTGCCAGAACCGCACCGCCGCTGCTCCGCGAGCACCTCTCCAGCACCTGAGAGTGCCTCCCTAAAGAAAATGGTCACTCACACCGATATGCGGGTAACGGATATCGTTCCCGGGTCAGTAACGGGAATCATGCCACACCGGCCAAAGATTATCAGCGTCAGGGCACCGACGGAATGTACCGGCAGCCCGGTGCGACACCATCCGGCATGGGGAGATGCCGGAGGCGCAAGCCCGCACCGGACACTGGCCGCAAGGCCCGAACACCGCACACCCGTTTTTCATGATGCAACCGCGCCGGGAACGATATCCTCCGCCAGCCGCCTGCCCTGCAATGGGCATCGTGTTTTTCCGTATCCATCCTTGTCCTTGCCGCCCAGACCGTGCTACCCTTCCGTCATTCGCCCCCCAAGCATACTCTCCGCCATGACAAGGAGCCCATATGGAATTACGCAACGATACCAAGATATTGGACCTGACCAAGCAATACCCCTTTCTCGTGGAAGCTCTGGCAAACTACAACACCGCCTATGAAAAACTGCGCAACCCCGTGCTGCGCAACACACTGGGCCGCGTGGCCACCCTGTCGCAGGCTGCTTCCATGGGGCAGGTGGCCCCGGTGGACCTTCTTGTCTTCATCGCGGGCGAGATCATGCGCCAAACAGGCGAAGCGGTAACGGTGGTGCCGCCGCAGGTGGCCGCCCCCGCCTCCAAGGGACTTTCAGACGCGGAACGCCGCACCAAACTCAAGGAAATGATCCGCGCCCTGCACGACGGAGAGAGCGTGGAATCGCTGAAAGCCCGCTTTGCCGAAACCGTGGGCGATATCTCTGCGGCAGAAATAGCCACCCTGGAACAGTCTCTGGTGGCGGAAGGGTTGCCGGAAACAGAAATCAAACGCCTGTGCAGCCTGCATGTGGAACTCTTCAAAGACGGGCTGGACTGCAACGACCGTCCCTCCATGCCCGCAGGGCATCCGGTGCACACCTACATGGCCGAAAACAATCAGGCCGTGGAATTTGCAGACGAAATTCTCAGCCAGCTGGACCGCATGGGCCACCCCGTCTCCAAGACCGTCTGGGCATTCTCCGACCAATATCTCCGCCAGACGTTTGACGACCTTACCAACATCCGCATCCACTACTCCCGCAAGGAATACCAGCTCTTTCCCCTGCTGGAGGAAAACGGCATAGAAGCGCCCCCCAAGGTCATGTGGGCGGTGCACGACGATATCCGCGCGCTGCTGAAGAAAACCGCCGGGGAATGGGACCGCGAAAACCCGCAGCAGACGCTGGACAACCTGCGCGAAGCCTGCCTCGCCATCAAGGACATGGTGTACAAGGAGGAGCATGTGCTCTTCCCCATGGCGCTGGAATCGCTCAGCGAGGAGCAGTGGTCGCGGGCACGGCACGGCGAGGATGAAATAGGCTACGCCTGGGTCACTCCCGGCATAGAATGGATTCCCGGCGCCCGGAACGATGCGCCCAAAAATACTGCCGCACCGCAGGACACCGTTCGTCTGGATACGGGCAGGCTGCAACCCCACGTGCTCAACCTCATGCTCAAGCACCTGCCCATAGACATGACCTTCGTGGACGCAGACGACAAGGTGGCCTACTACTCAGACAGCAGCCATCGCATATTCCCCCGCTCGGCGGGCATCATCGGGCGCGATGTACGCAACTGCCATCCGTCCAAGTCCGTACACATGGTGGAAGAAATCGTCGCCAAGTTCAAAAACGGCGAACGCGATTCCGCAGAGTTCTGGCTCCAGATGCACGGGCAGTTCATCCACATCCGCTACTTTGCGGTGCGGGACGAGGCAGGCACCTACCTCGGCTGCCTTGAAGTCTCGCAGGAGCTGTCGGCCCTGCGCGCCCTGCAGGGCGAACGCAGGCTGCTGGAATGGTCATAACAACCTGAGCGGACAAGAGTATCCGGCTGTGCCTGCTTCTGCCCTGCCGGGGGGACTTCGGAACAGGCTATTCCGTGCGCAGGGCGGCAACCCAATCGCTGCGCTGCTCCAGAACAGCCAGTGAAATCTCAAACGCCCCTTCGTCATGCGGCTCCAGCGTGGCGGAGGGGCGTACCCCTGATGCGGCAAGCACGCCGAACAGCTCCTCAAGGGGAATGCTTCCCGCCCCCAGCCCCGCATGCTGGTCGTCGCTGCCGTCATT carries:
- a CDS encoding DUF438 domain-containing protein; protein product: MELRNDTKILDLTKQYPFLVEALANYNTAYEKLRNPVLRNTLGRVATLSQAASMGQVAPVDLLVFIAGEIMRQTGEAVTVVPPQVAAPASKGLSDAERRTKLKEMIRALHDGESVESLKARFAETVGDISAAEIATLEQSLVAEGLPETEIKRLCSLHVELFKDGLDCNDRPSMPAGHPVHTYMAENNQAVEFADEILSQLDRMGHPVSKTVWAFSDQYLRQTFDDLTNIRIHYSRKEYQLFPLLEENGIEAPPKVMWAVHDDIRALLKKTAGEWDRENPQQTLDNLREACLAIKDMVYKEEHVLFPMALESLSEEQWSRARHGEDEIGYAWVTPGIEWIPGARNDAPKNTAAPQDTVRLDTGRLQPHVLNLMLKHLPIDMTFVDADDKVAYYSDSSHRIFPRSAGIIGRDVRNCHPSKSVHMVEEIVAKFKNGERDSAEFWLQMHGQFIHIRYFAVRDEAGTYLGCLEVSQELSALRALQGERRLLEWS